TGCTCTGTATGTTTTGACTAGTGCACCTTGTTCTTAACCTATAGTCAAACAATGTTGTTCTAACCTCTTACATTAATTATAGTttcttaaatttaacttttttcttGAAGAACAGTTTTGTTTCACTCATTTTTTATAGTATCACAAATAAGCTTTTCTACTGCTTTGTAGATTTGAGTTTCCCTTCTCCATTCTAGTGGATAATTCTCCTCAGATTAATCTTTCAATTGTTTAATCAGTAGTCAATTTTTGTCTCATCATCTTCAAGCTTTGTTAGTCCAAATCATTTATGGTCAGCTACATGTATCTTATCTTTCCGATAAACTCATTACAACCTATATCACATGTGATATTCAGATCTCTTAAATACTTTCAATAATATTGATTATTATTCATTAATTGTCCAAAATTCTTACACCTTTAACTTTTATAAAAATTACTTGTCTAATTATAAAATCCTTTAGTTGTCCTTGAAcatgtttatattattttaagctTATTCTCCTTAAATAAGTCATCAATTGTATTTAACTTTCATAAAAATTACTTGTCTAATTATAAAATCCTTTAGTTGTCCTTGAAcatgtttatattattttaagctTATTCTCCTTAAATAAGTCATCAATTGTATTTACACAAAATTTGCCCTTGATAGTAGTATTTTAATTTTGCCCCATCTATAACCTCACATCCATCTTAGCATTTTTATGATTTAGTCTATTTTATTTTGTATGCCAAAAGTATGGAAAATAAGAGCTTGTAACTTTTCTTTACAATTTTTGGTGATAGATTATCATTTCTAGATTGCTTTCCTTCCCTGTGTAACTGCAAAGATTAGGATTCCTGTTACTTAGCCTTACTATGCTCACATGTTTAGTAAATTTACAATATGTGAGTTAGTTGACAAGTAAATAACATAGATATTCTTTTCCTTGATAATTCCTGTCTAGATTGCAAATCTGTCTGTTACCAAACTTCCAATCACAATTACTCTGATATGCCTTCAATTAGTCTATCCTAGACTAATTATGAACTTGACCCTTAGTCAAACTGTCATATTTGGTTATTTACTAAAACCTCCTTTTGAGGGAGAAGGGTGGATTGTTAGTGTTTCATGATTATACAACTAGCTACTCTATTAGTAGATATATCTTTTCACACACTTTGTTTATTTCATTGCTCGTTATCTTCTTAGCTTGATGTTTCAGTGCACACTGGAAAGTGTATACTATCTTTTCCTTAAATTAATCCTAAGTTCACGTGTCAGTTtaatttgcctttttttttttttgcaaaatctaatatagacTTTTAATTCCAAGGTCACTTTATTGTCCACTTGTTAGTATATCTGGTTTTAGTCAAACCTAGGTCTTGCATATAATTTCTTGATTCACAATTAATTGTTCTAAAAATGTTCAATTACTTAAGCTATTGCTGTCTCAAAATCATCTTGCACATGATATTTCTGCATGTTCATGtttgcttatcattattgatctTGTTACTTCTGATATTCGTTCAAGTTTCTGAATATGAAGTTAAAGGCTAGCCATATTGGACATAATTTCAGGTCCAAGTTGGTGGTTCACCCATATATAAGGTAGAGAGAAAGCTTGGGAAGGGTGGATTTGGCCAGGTTTTTGTTGGTCGGAGAGTCTCTGGAGGCATTGAACGATCAACAGGTCTTAATGCCATGGAGGTATTGCTTTCTGTTTATTACTGGACTGCTTTATTCTTGTAAGGTTGAACATTATACAGGAACATGGTGACCTAATGTAGTTGACTTAAAAAGTTATTTTGCTATTCTATATTGTTTCCAGATTAATGGCTGTCTCTAATATAGTGTATGCCTTTTGCTAATAGGTTGCTATCAAATTTGAACACAGAACTAGTAAAGGCTGCAACTATGGCCCTCCTTATGAATGGCAAGTTTACAGGTTTGTTTGATTATCCTCTTTTGCAAAAAGTAATTTGTTGCTCTTTCCTTAATATAGTTTTTGCCTTGCGGAGAGAAACTCCTAAGACTAAATTTTTTAAGAATATTAAATGTAGCTTTGACAACAATGAAAGAAAGAAGTGAGAGAATAATTAAGCTGAATTGACAAGAATATTCACAGATTGAGAATTTTAGATATTCTGACTGATATTTAATGAGAAGTAGAGGTTAacgaaaatattataaaattgataacaaaaatgaatGGATAAATGGTTAGATATTTTGGGTTATGGAATCTTCCTGTGCCTCTTAGGCTTAAAGAAAAAGTTATTAAGTTGTTGTACGACCAAACACAATGGGTTAGATTGTTAAGTAGTTAGGTAATAAACACATGAAAGGTAAGCTGATAAAATATAAAAGATCACAATCTGAAAGAGTTGCTAAATGTAGCTGtaataaaaaaagtaaaagaTCGTATCATCCTGTTCAAGAATGACGAATGAGCTATGAAGGTAGATAATTTGGATCAATCAGGGTTCAACATGTGAGGAATAAAGGGAAGCAGAAGGGAATTTGCTTTAACATAATTAAATGTGATTTCTAATGCCTGATATTGCTAACAATAgccttatataaattttaatgGAGGTAGAAATTCTATGCAGATAATCTTAAATAATTGGACTTGCACATTGTTATTTTTGTTCTTTCCCAGTGCTCTTGGTGGTAGCTATGGAGTCCCTAGGGTACATTATAAAGGCCGGCAAGGCGACTACTACGTAATGGTATGGTTTCTCTTGATTCTTTCTGTGCATTCTTTGCATCTTCCTGGTCTAATAATCTATCTTTTGTTTCTGCAATTTGGTCTGCTTAAAACTCTTTGCTAGAAGCTTTTGCCAATTTGATGCCAGACTTGTTTGACCATAATTCATAGGTTATGGACATTCTGGGACCTAGTCTATGGGATGCTTGGAATTCTTCAGGTCAAGCGTGAGTATGCAGTCACTGCAATTGATTACATTGTTCTGTCATTTGTCATTTTCATTTTAGCAAATTATTAGTGCAATGGCCTTTTGATTATCTACATCTATCATTGACCACATGACAATTTCCTTGAATTCTTCCATTATTGAATTGGATTTATTGGTATTTTTTGAATATCCGCCAAATATCTTTCTAAAATTCTGGTCTTATGCTAGATATTCttcttttattttgtgttttttttctattttatttttgcatATGATTGTCTTATCAAATATCAATGAGATCTTTCATTTTGTTTTTGATGAGAATAAACTTTCCAATTCATATATCAAATTTACAttgtcaaataatcttattattgtCTTTTGAACCTTTATTTTCATTTGTTCATATTGATATGACATGAGATGTATTTGTGTGCCTCTGACAATTTCTAACAAGGTTGTATTCCTCAATTGATTCATAACAGTGAAAGGAAAAAAGTAGACTAGGGATGCTACAAGtgataaaaatagaaataaaatgaaattgtattcaaggagaaattatattacattgaaatttaaaccttaattgaTTTATTGTATTGGATATCATCATATATACCATTTTCTGCAATAATAAAGAAATTGAGTCACCTTTTCAAGTTTATTCATTATTCATTTTAGAACTGGAATGATTTGGAAAACCCTTGCTTTGATATTTACTTTTAGAAGGAAGTGCACAAGTATCTTAGTAGCATTAACGAGATTGGTCTTGCTCTATAATAAAATGACAAATCTGTGCCTTTAATTTTTGGACTAATGCTGAGTGTTTTGGAATTTCTCAGGATGTCCTCAGAAATGGTTGCTTGCATTGCTGTTGAATCCATCTCAATTCTTGAAAGCATGCATTCAAAAGGGTAGATATTTTATAATCTTTTCCCTTACAACTCTGTTGTAATCTGAGCTAATTAAGACCACAATTTTAGATACGTCCATGGTGATGTGAAGCCTGAAAATTTTCTGCTCGGGCAACCGTCAACCCCTCAAGAGAAAAAGTTGTTTCTTGTGGACCTTGGATTAGGTGACTGATTTTTGATGACTAAGTGATACTAATCTTTGTCCTAGTTTATCCTTTTTTGTCTCATTTAAGTTTCCTTCTTTAAGTTGTTACTTTCATGTTTTTATAGCTACTAGATGGCGGGATGCTAGTAGTGGTGTTCATGTTGATTATGACCAACGGCCTGATGTGTTTAGGTAGGATAGCTATTTCCTCTTTGTGCTCCTTTGGATACCATTATTTATATTGTTGGTTTGTTTCTGCAGAGGAACTGTTAGATATGCTAGTGTTAATGCACATCTAGGAAGAACGGCAAGCAGGAGGGATGATTTGGAGTCCCTTGCTTACACACTAATTTTCCTTCATCGAGGAAGGTTGCCATGGCAAGGATACCAGGTTGAACAAAAACCCAATTATCTCTATTTTTAACTCCCTATTATAGATTGGAGAATGTACACTCTGTTTATAGTATTTTTGCATTTTAGGGTGACAACAAATCATTTTTAGTTTGCAAGAAAAAGATGGCAACATCTCCAGAGATCCTATGTTGCTTGTGCCCTCCAGCATTTAAGCAATTTCTTGAGATTGTAGTTAACATGAAATTTGACGAGGAGCCTAACTACACAAAACTTATTTCTCTATTTGATGGATTAATTAATCCAAATCCAGCAGTTAGGCCAATTAACATTGATGGTGCTCAAAAGGTTATTGCCATccacttttttattttttggcCTTAATTTACTAATGAAATTGTTATTAATCCTGCTTGCTTATCTGTCAGGTCGGTCAAAAACGTGGTAGATTGACCATCGATGATGAAGAAGAGAATCAACAAAAGAAGAAGATTCGTTTAGGTGTACCTGCCACCCAGTGGATTTCTGTGTACAATGCTAGGCTTCCAATGAAACAAAGgtacagttttttaaaaaaagtttttggTTCTATTGATAAGCAAATTTCATTTTTCAACACTTGGTTTGCTAGTTAGGTTGATAGTTTGGTGATGATTGTTTTTGTATTGCCCCTTATTACTATTATCTTCCAAATGAATATTGCTTGACATGAAGATAGTAGAATGACATTCAAGCTGTACATGCCGAGAGAAATCAATTAGATTTTTGGAAGGAAATCTTGTTACCGTCAATTCTAATTGCTCTTTTCCAAAGCCTCTCCAAATGGAGACTTCATATCTGAACAGCATGAGTGTCTTTTTTCCAAATGCCTTTGTATTtacagttttaaaaaaatatcatttattaattttttttttgttagtttGCTGTAGCACTAGCatcatttattttcatattttatttctGTTTGGGTGTTATTTTTGATAGATTTTGATTATTTTCCCCCTTCCTTCTAGATCTCTCCCTCTTATTCTCTTTGTTTTTCATCATTTGACATCATCTCTCTTTCTATCCCATCTTTGTCGTGTGATGCCTCGGTCAGGGTACACGACCTTGACCCTATAAAAGGGGAACTCCTCCTGTTTtcttggggatacagttttctcCTTTAGAGGAAACATACCGAGGAGCCATCATCCGTTTGGAGAGTTCTTGGAGGTGATTCGAGGCCGTTTCTATCGTCATCTACTGTTACGAAGCCGCAAGTGCACGTCTAtgttgtcagtaataaaaatattgatcgtGCAGGGATTGGGAACACTCAAAGACTCACACCTCgaataagctaaactaaagaattCTTGAAGAAGTATCTTGCATAAAAGTGAAATGTAGAAATAAAGTAAACTGAAGATAGAGAGTGAGGAAGTATTGATCAGGGAAATGTTATGGGGTTTCGGTTTCAATGTGATGGGCCTTAGTGTGCTTATCATATTGTCTCAATTTCTCCATCTTACAAATGCTTGTCACATTGATTCTTTCTCCCTCGTATTGCAACTTCTAACCCTTCACCAATTTCTGTTAGTTCTTGCATTGTGACATGTACTACCTTGAGGATTAAACAAAAGGATTTGCAAATAAAAGTGCTAATGCCACAACCAGTCTGTAAATTGTTAAAGCTTCCATAAAAGCTAGACTAAGCAATAAAGTACCTCTTATTTTACCCTCTGGGTTGTCTCACAATACCTTCTACAGCTTGGCCTGCAGCAGTACCTTGACCAACTCCAGGTCCAATAGAAGCAAGCCCCACAGCCAATCCAGCATACCAGACTTTTGGTTGATGGAAATACTATACCACTTTATGGTCTCACATCCACTCATGTTCAGTGCCACCTTACCATTCATGCCTCATTATCATCTGCAGTATATGCACCCACCCACCTGATCATTACCATTTCTCATAACTAATGGTTCATTAAAAGGGGGAAATATGAACACTGAGTGGATTATTTTAGACAAGTTCTGTAGCTTGGCACAAGATGAATGCCGCTAAATTCACTGATAACACAGGGGATGCATCGCTACAAATCCATGTGTCTGAACTAGCAAATGCTTGTGTTTATGTACCTTGGTCAACTACATTTAGATGAACGGCTGGCATGTAAGGTGGAGTGAAATTTGACTTTTGTACTACTTGACATAGCATCATGATAATTTGTTTGTCTCAATTAGTCATTTTGCAAGGGAGAAGAGAATATTATAGAATACGAACTGTACTATTTCTTGAATGATTAGAACTATGTCTTTAGCAGAATGCTTTGTTCCTATATTGTTGAAAGTTCTCATTCTACTCACCACTTCAAAATTCACTCAATCATTCAAGTTCGTCCCAAACAGGAGGGGAGAATAATGCGAATACTTAGCATCAGGGGCTCATTACTAACTCCatgtttttatctttttttttcagaCTATAATGTAGCATTATGTAGAGTGGTTAACATGTGTGATGATTATATCTTGTCTAATCCTGCTGTCAGCTTTTCCTTTTAGCCATTCCATGCTGTCTCTCGTTCTCAGTTTGCATTCATTTTGAATTGTAGTGTAAGTGTTTGACTATGTATCATCATCAAAATTTACCTTTTAATTAGGTATCACTACAATGTGGCTGATGCACGTTTGGCACAGCATGTTGAGAGAGGAAATGAGGATGGTCTGCTTATTAGTTGTGTTGCATCTTGTTCTAACCTGTGGGCCCTTATTATGGATGCTGGAACTGGTTTCACATCTCAGGTTTATGAGTTGTCTCCATTTTTCCTTCACAAGGTACATgataaattgtgaaattttgagcaTGATATATTTTAAGATGTCATTTATTATGATAAACAAGTAATTCAGGAATGGATTATGGATCAATGGGAGAAAAACTACTATATCACCTCACTTGCTGGTGCTAATAACGGAAGTTCACTTGTAGTGATGTCAAAAGGTTTGTCTCGTATCATTTAATGTTTGTTTTTTACAGTTATCTGCACTTAGATTTCTCATCATTGTCAGGGAGTGAAACTATGACACAAATTCTATCATGATGTGTTAATTTTACTAGTTATTTATTGCTAAGTTGTTATCTAAAGTTTTGATTGTTCTCTTGTTAATGTTATCAGAGAGTTTGCATCTTTGTGGTTGACTGCTTGTGTGGACTGTGCATTCAATGCacaatcattttttttctctcagcTATTTGCGGATATAACTGGATACAAGTCCAGTTTCATTCGTTTTTGTTTTTTATGTGATTGTTGATAAAAATAACTTATATCAAGTCCAATTTCATTCTTTTTGTGTTTTATATTAATTAGCGTTGATAAAAATACTTATATGGAACTTCTTAGGACATTAGAGAATGTTCATTCTGCAATTTTATCAACAGAGAAATGTTTCTTAGGACTATTGCAAGCCAAATAAAAATGATGAACCAGCACAGGGGCATTATCAGAAACGAGTTAAGATAAATAAACCTGTTAATAGACATAGCAAAGGTGGATCACCACTTTGAGATGCTCCATTATCATCCGCATATCAAGTTATTGACATTGTGGGTTCTGAAATCCACAATATTTCTCCCTGCTATCATAATTTAGAGATTTAAGAATTTTCTCTAGTTGAAAGCAAACCACTGTTGCAAGATGAGCTGGCTCATTGGGGTTTTCTGGGGTCCATGAGTTACGTCTTTTCTTGTGCTTCAGGGGTTGAGCTGAAATGTTCTAGATTATTATTAAATTCAACACTTGTTTACAATATCAAACTGTTTGCAATTCGACTCTTCGGGCACCCAATAcatgcataaaaaaaaatattgtgacATTTCATTTTCGTATAACGTACAAGTctattattttgtattattttgtaTATACATATTGTGACATTTCATTTTCGTATAGAACGTATAAGACTATTATTTTGTATATACCGTTATGGGTGATTCCACCACATATAATTGAATTGAAAAGTTACTGGAGATTTTTCAAAGGATACGTTTTTTCCACTTGGGTGGTGCCTTTTCTTGTGCTTTTCAGGGGTTGAGCTGAAATGTTCTGGAATATTATTAAATTCAACACTTGTTTACAATCTCAAACTGTTTGCAATTCGACTCCTCAGGCACCCAATACACGCAGCAGTCTTACAAAGTAAGTGAATCCTTTCCCTTCAAATGGATAAGTAAGAAGTGGAAAGAAGGATTCCATGTCACATCCATGGCAACAGCTGGCAGCCGATGGGGTATTGTCATGTCACGGAATGCTGGTTTTAATGATCAGGTGGCATGTCTTTGCTTTAGTTGATTAATAATGAGCAGTGTAAAACTACAGGCTCCCTGTTAAATTGTTCTTTAGATGGTCAATGCATTAAACCTTTCCAAGTTTATTTTCTTGCTATTTGATTTTCATTTATGATGAGTTTCACCTTTTTTATTCTTTGGTCCGATGCAT
This region of Zingiber officinale cultivar Zhangliang chromosome 9A, Zo_v1.1, whole genome shotgun sequence genomic DNA includes:
- the LOC122019689 gene encoding casein kinase 1-like protein HD16 codes for the protein MPVLRSRERRGGRAPPPPPVDRTLRTTRARAAAKNSNPGPSGVAAGGSRRGRGRAPSSVARGRQRVRSSTGRLVFVEEWEAKESDQLKEVVVLEEETKGKGREKQAEEVKAKEMMGDDSGGLSANRVAGQEEEGSTTPFPEKVQVGGSPIYKVERKLGKGGFGQVFVGRRVSGGIERSTGLNAMEVAIKFEHRTSKGCNYGPPYEWQVYSALGGSYGVPRVHYKGRQGDYYVMVMDILGPSLWDAWNSSGQAMSSEMVACIAVESISILESMHSKGYVHGDVKPENFLLGQPSTPQEKKLFLVDLGLATRWRDASSGVHVDYDQRPDVFRGTVRYASVNAHLGRTASRRDDLESLAYTLIFLHRGRLPWQGYQGDNKSFLVCKKKMATSPEILCCLCPPAFKQFLEIVVNMKFDEEPNYTKLISLFDGLINPNPAVRPINIDGAQKVGQKRGRLTIDDEEENQQKKKIRLGVPATQWISVYNARLPMKQRYHYNVADARLAQHVERGNEDGLLISCVASCSNLWALIMDAGTGFTSQVYELSPFFLHKEWIMDQWEKNYYITSLAGANNGSSLVVMSKGTQYTQQSYKVSESFPFKWISKKWKEGFHVTSMATAGSRWGIVMSRNAGFNDQVVELDFLYPSEGIHRRWDSGYRITCMAATWDQAALILSVPKRKPGDETQETLRTSAFPSAHVKDKWAKNLYLASICYGRTVS